One region of Erythrolamprus reginae isolate rEryReg1 chromosome 12, rEryReg1.hap1, whole genome shotgun sequence genomic DNA includes:
- the LOC139174925 gene encoding uncharacterized protein, with amino-acid sequence MAAINKRKGENQRSPTRKNPPKQIKGRKTQAQRGRKTNSRQVVKHVKKNSRKKSPYKHKALPLTKKARGIMSSCVEGLCKAISSEADRLRKEKCEPQISHKVLLTALKKSLSKKNISHSVTPEVKKMKRKKQPSVEVAKRGSNFSEQQAEQNQKLPKQRKQSSSPITE; translated from the coding sequence ATGGCTGCCATTaacaaaagaaaaggggaaaaccaAAGATCACCTACAAGAAAGAACCCCCCAAAACAGATCAAAGGGAGAAAGACTCAGGCCCAACGTGGGAGAAAGACAAATTCAAGACAAGTTGTGAAACACGTGAAGAAAAACTCCAGAAAAAAGAGTCCCTACAAACATAAGGCCTTGCCCTTAACCAAAAAGGCCAGAGGAATCATGAGTTCTTGTGTGGAAGGACTCTGCAAGGCAATATCTTCTGAAGCTGACCGTTTGCGGAAGGAAAAATGTGAACCACAAATTAGCCACAAAGTTCTATTAACAGCCTTGAAAAAGTCTTTGTCCAAGAAAAACATCAGTCACTCGGTGACCCCAGAAGtcaagaaaatgaaaagaaagaaacagcctTCTGTTGAGGTTGCTAAAAGAGGATCAAACTTCTCTGAACAGCAGGCTGAGCAAAACCAGAAACTTCCAAAGCAACGCAAGCAATCATCTTCCCCAATTACGGAATGA